One window from the genome of Eucalyptus grandis isolate ANBG69807.140 chromosome 7, ASM1654582v1, whole genome shotgun sequence encodes:
- the LOC104452934 gene encoding KH domain-containing protein HEN4, with translation MGSSFLTPPAKRRPMSQASAASMPDPSPSLPAAAAAAAAAAKRSRAPPPPLSVPPGHAAFRLLCHASRIGGVIGKSGATVKHLQQLTGARIRVEDAPQESPDRVITVIAPSAVAAKVSVSVSVSPDGGGGGEGRDESPGASDGSGDVEGKVEVSKAQEALVKVFERILEVAAESNGVGVGVGVVSCRVLAGKSQAGSVIGKGGKTVEKIRKESGCKIRVLTEQLPACASAGEEMIEIEGEVHGVKKALVAVSGCLQECPPADKIPDKARTTGGRTLDSLSLHTLPEIYGDLPQRNTGLSAMPSGAVNYGAGVHPLAVEVDRAPTIEAKALKQEVSYRILCSNDRVGGVIGRGGSIVKALQNESGASISVGPTVAESDERLITITASENPESHYSPAQRAVVLVFKRSIEAGTEKGLDSGSGPVTARLVVLSNLVGCLLGKGGSIVSETRRITGANIWIMVGDQVPKCASEDDGVVQISGEFSNVQNALYNITGRLRDNIISSSSNNLGSRTASSVLAESSPYGRLKDPVALGLDTSSGDSPGLSRYMTLTASTDQLELRHHLDHPSAPRLWTSQGVAGVPQRSNSDVGRGLQGVAGVPQRSNSDVGRGLTSLRSGTELGSGSKSAIVTNTTVEIVVPENVIHCVYGENGSNLSRLRQISGAKVTVHEPRLGKSESTVVISGTPDEAQAAQSLLHAFILTGS, from the exons ATGGGCAGTAGCTTCCTCACTCCCCCCGCGAAGCGCCGTCCCATGTCCCAAGCCTCGGCCGCCTCGATGCCCGACCCCAGCCCcagcctccccgccgccgccgcagccgcagccgccgccgccaagcGCTCCCgggccccgccgccgccgctctccGTGCCCCCCGGCCACGCGGCGTTCCGCCTCCTCTGCCACGCGTCCCGCATCGGCGGGGTCATCGGCAAGTCCGGCGCCACCGTCAAGCACCTCCAGCAGCTGACCGGCGCGAGGATTCGGGTCGAGGACGCGCCCCAGGAGTCGCCCGACCGGGTCATCACCGTGATCGCCCCGAGCGCGGTCGCGGCCAAGGTCTCTGTCTCGGTCTCGGTCTCgcccgacggcggcggcggcggcgagggccgtgacgAGAGCCCGGGGGCGAGCGATGGTAGCGGCGATGTCGAGGGCAAGGTGGAGGTGTCCAAAGCGCAGGAGGCGCTGGTTAAGGTTTTCGAGAGGATCCTGGAAGTCGCGGCGGAGAGCAACGGAGTTGGCGTGGGGGTTGGGGTGGTTTCTTGCAGGGTTTTGGCGGGGAAGAGCCAGGCCGGGTCGGTGATCGGCAAAGGAGGGAAGACtgtggagaagataaggaaggAAAGTGGCTgcaagattagggttttgacgGAGCAGCTGCCGGCATGCGCTTCTGCCGGCGAAGAAATGATAGAG ATTGAAGGGGAGGTTCATGGAGTAAAGAAGGCACTTGTTGCAGTCTCTGGCTGCCTTCAAGAATGTCCACCAGCTGATAAGATACCCGACAAGGCTCGGACGACTGGTGGCAGAACTCTTGATTCTTTATCCCTCCATACTTTGCCTGAAATTTACGGAGATCTTCCTCAGCGGAACACAGGGTTATCCGCAATGCCAAGTGGAGCAGTTAATTATGGTGCAGGAGTTCATCCCTTGGCTGTTGAAGTGGACCGGGCCCCTACCATTGAAGCGAAAGCACTTAAGCAAGAAGTTAGCTACAGGATTCTTTGTTCCAATGACAGGGTTGGGGGTGTCATTGGAAGGGGGGGCTCCATTGTTAAGGCTCTTCAGAATGAATCAGGTGCTTCAATAAGTGTTGGACCTACTGTCGCTGAGTCTGATGAGCGACTAATAACTATTACGGCTTCTGAG AATCCCGAATCACACTACTCACCTGCACAAAGGGCTGTTGTTCTTGTTTTCAAGAGGTCAATTGAAGCTGGCACCGAAAAGGGTCTCGATTCTGGCTCAGGTCCTGTTACTGCTCGTCTTGTAGTCCTGTCGAACCTCGTTGGTTGCTTGTTGGGAAAAGGAGGCTCTATAGTTTCAGAAACACGGAGGATAACAGGAGCTAACATTTGGATAATGGTGGGTGACCAGGTCCCTAAGTGTGCTTCAGAGGATGATGGAGTGGTACAG ATTTCAGGGGAGTTTTCTAACGTTCAAAATGCGTTATACAATATAACTGGTAGACTACGAGATAATATTATTTCCAGCTCATCGAACAATTTGGGAAGCAGGACGGCTTCCTCTGTTTTGGCAGAGAGTAGTCCTTATGGAAGACTAAAGGATCCTGTTGCTCTGGGTTTGGACACATCATCTGGTGATTCTCCAGGTCTTAGCAGATACATGACTTTGACAGCCAGTACAGATCAACTTGAATTAAGGCATCATCTTGATCATCCTTCCGCACCGAGGTTGTGGACATCACAG GGAGTTGCTGGAGTTCCACAAAGGAGCAACTCAGATGTTGGCAGAGGTTTGCAGGGAGTTGCTGGAGTTCCACAAAGGAGCAACTCAGATGTTGGCAGAGGTTTGACATCACTAAGAAGTGGTACAGAACTTGGCAG TGGGAGTAAATCTGCTATTGTGACGAACACTACAGTCGAGATCGTTGTACCTGAAAATGTCATCCACTGTGTGTATGGGGAGAACGGTAGCAATTTGAGTAGACTGAGACAG ATCTCTGGTGCAAAGGTTACGGTGCATGAACCTCGTCTGGGGAAAAGTGAGAGTACCGTTGTCATCTCTGGCACACCGGATGAGGCTCAGGCTGCGCAAAGTCTTCTTCATGCGTTTATTCTCACCGGTTCATGA